In the Augochlora pura isolate Apur16 chromosome 7, APUR_v2.2.1, whole genome shotgun sequence genome, cttaaatattttacagtgatTGCTCTGTACTTATTTAAATTGgtatacaaaaatttctatttttaaaaatatcttcaaagTTATTCATTGGATGCTTTTTGAACAAGAAGCattcattgttaattattagtttaattGCTAGGGCATACATGTTACTCGCATGTTACTTAAGAAAGTTCGATGCACTCTAAATGAGAAAGTTCAAAGTAGTTTACGTAataaagagtgaaagagagagagagaaacagcaCGCGTGTGGGGTGAACTCTGTCGTAATAGTCGGCGCAGATGCATTGAAATTTCCAAATGAAAGCAGTGCCACTTTTGGTCACGCGTTTGaggaaaatttacttttctccTCGGGTTCCGTTTAATGACAGGTAAAACttagaattgaattaataGATGTAGATATGTATCTACGCGAATTCGTAACTAAAATGATCGACTtacaaaaatagtaaaatgagtacatatttatttttctctacgAAAAGTGTTCTAGgtcactttttaaatattaaaattattccctttatttaaaattatgttagataaaaaattcaataaagaaTTGTATTCAATTCATCCGGAATATACATTTCTTCTGATTGAGCTATTTCCATGCTTTATGATAATAACTACTTGAATTTAAAgtaagtttaaataaacagcaatgcaaaatattggaaaaatgtATTACTCTCTCATAAAAAAACGTAttgagatttttaaaaaagtaattgataTCACGagtgtacaaaatatattttgcgcGAAACTTCAGGACtctattttgttataatacattcggctacgaatttatttcgtactCACTTTTCAGCTCCCGACCTTCGTTGGTGCACGGACCCTCGTCCAGCATGCATTTGATGTAATTGGTGAGGATACGACCGTTCTGAAGAATTCTCTCAATGTCGATGTCATCGTATTTGTCGGGATATGTGTCAGCGCTTACAACACTGATTACAAGCAAAGCAACCAGTAAAAGTGAAACTTTCATGTCGCGGTCTACGAACGCGATTCCCACACCGGAAAATTGACGAACTGGTCTATGAGAAACGCAGAATACCCGAAGCGGTTTCAAACACTGATAGATCCTaccatacaatttttacaaggTAGTCAGCTTGCAAGCGCTTGCCTCTGCTCGTGAAATTCCCTGTTCGCAACTTGCTTGTTCGTACAAGCTACCGAATTATATAGCTGAACTACGAAGGACATTGGGGGGAGTGGATGAACGCTTCGCGTGCCCCTCCGTGAACGGTGAACACGTCGTTGAGCGACGCGGAGATGGGGAAAATTTCcgtataaattattccgtttgttcgtattataaatatttctttttgctaTGACGATcccaaaaaaatatttcgtactcggtcattaaaaaaaaacgaagtgTACATATTGTGTTTCTATCATACCATTATgatattgttacaaataattacaatgaatTAGTATGATGGAAAGTATAAGCGTTTTATTACTTGCACGTGTATAATTTACTTGTTTAAAAACTCCATCCATTATAAGTTATCATTtactttatacatatattgcgTCGTTTTACTTatctaatacaataaaattaaactgtaatgttaatttaataaaaacatttttatattgaattatccACTACAACTAATACATACATTACATATACATTAGCAATTACGTGGGCAAATTAAGCGTTTTGTACTAGCAACATTATATATTCAGTTTTCGTGCGTAAATCACATTCTATAACCATTTTTGACtggattacatttttaattaatataaaagtttttgTCATAGACTACTAGAagtaaatgtaattgaaacatttttattatcactaACGAAGATTCAGTATGAATTACGATCTTTTACGCAACGCACAAGTCTTTCTGTTAGTTTGTTATTTACTGTTGAACGATTGTTAGTATACTTGATCAATGTTGATACACATATCGAAGATATTTGTAACACCTTCGTTGTTGCATAATAGAATAAACCTTGGAGCATAAGTATCAATCGCGTTGCTCTTTTGCATGTTCTCAAAATTTAGCTGACGCGAAAAATTTTGCTCACGGTCAACGAGAggttttccaaaaatgttgTTTCAATCACCGATACGTTTAAGTGGCAACacattcaaacaatttcattcgaatacaagtttatcaaaatatattattatcataaaatctattatatagattattcTTGACATTATTCAAGCGAACaaaggtaaaataaaaatatattacgatattGTGCAATTCGTCTAATTATAAATGTGACACGTTCATTTCGACATTACAATCATGGAGCTGTTTAGAATGCAAGGTGTATTATGGTTTCTAACAACATCGTTATTCCTCTATATTGCGAAAAACCGACCATAGGATCGGAAACTTTCTACCTTGTCCCTTGACCTTCTCGCAGTTTGCAGTGGCAGTAACttatattcgatataaaaatttcatatatttgcCTATGATACTTGATAGCTTATAAAGTCGGAAAgtgctttaatatttttcgtctGATATGTTGAGAAAAATGTTCCCCTCACTGGACGctcgatttttcaatattagaTAGTAACGTTCAcccaaaataaaaacagtcaCGTTTTTAACATAAATGAATGAATCATAATTTCGTACAGTATCGTACTTGTGACGTTATCGTTCTTATATGTTCCGGTATtcgacaaatattaaataacgttgGGATCATTTAGTTATACGGCAGCAATACGATTCTACATTGTCGTGTAATATCGTACGATCGATTGCCATTCGTTCGGATAATTTTGTTGCATCAGCGTACTTAATGTTATCGCGTGCTCCCTTTGCCGGGGTGTGCAACGGCGGCAGTTGTTGTTCAATGCTTCCGGCAACAATcctgcaaataaattatacggaTCTTTAAtacttaaatgtttatacTGTAATTCAACAAAATCAGCTATAAATAGGAGATTAATTATACTAGACTATgagttttatatactttagtgagacttaacacgttcgtcgccgcgtcacccaaatcTGGGTGACactctgaccaattttgaacatttatttttattgcaacatattcgagcaaaatgaattcgaccatgatttttcgaacgcgaaagagttctaatgtcatctcCTATGATAAacgtgaactttttagttttattttaattaattaaattgctttaattatgtctaattgtcggcgacgaacgtgttaaagagaAATCCACTTTTGAAGTAGGAGAAAGAAACTGGTTGACAGGATGCATGAAGCTATTATACACGCTTATTTAGATATTACATGGCTATGCACGTGTATATGTATTCAGATGGCACAACGTATGCAAAAAACGAATGTATATGTAGAACGGGAAgtgttatata is a window encoding:
- the Csp6 gene encoding chemosensory protein 6 — protein: MKLQFSLFVTLLLLASFAHAQDKVSHLMMDKRYVARQVSCILDRGPCDVVGRTIKGLLPEALNNNCRRCTPRQREHAITLSTLMQQNYPNEWQSIVRYYTTMIYQCLKPLRVFCVSHRPVRQFSGVGIAFVDRDMKVSLLLVALLVISVVSADTYPDKYDDIDIERILQNGRILTNYIKCMLDEGPCTNEGRELKKTLPDALSTDCSKCNEKQKHTADKIITHLRTKRPRDWERLVAKYDPNGEYKKRFEAAQTAKKT